Part of the Varibaculum massiliense genome is shown below.
CTTTTATTACGAAAACCTAGTTTTTCTACGAAACGTTTGGTGTTACCGGTTGCGGAAGAAAAATAGACCAGCAGAGGCTCCGTATCGCTCACCTTTGACCTACCTTATCGCTCTTGATATTCGCTGTATTGCACAAACGCGCTGTCACCACTGGAGCAGCACCCCACTTCTTAGCGCTAGGCGCCTCGCGCAATTCTTTTTCTTGAGGACGAGACTGCCTTAGGCAGTAGCTACCGCGCGAGCTGCGACTGCTAGTCCCTTGATTTTGTCAGGACGGAACCCGCTCCAAGAATCACCGTCGGCTACCACTACCGGAGCTTGCACGAATCCCAGGGACTTGACGTGTTCGAGTGCCTCTAGATCCTGGCTCATATCAATTTCCGCGTAAGAAATCCCCTGCTTCTTTAAGGCACGCTTAGTCGCATCACACTGCACACAACGGGGCTTAGAGTAAACGGTGATCGACATGCTTCTGCGCTCCTTATTTTCGCTTTCTTCGTCTGCGCTATTCAAAGAATAACATCATTGTAGTTTTTCTGCCGCCAAATTTTAGCGACGGATTAAACACTACACCTAGTAGTTACTTAACGCCAGCACCCCAAGATAGTGTGTTTGGGGATAACCGGTGGAAAGAGGGTGAATTTCTGGGGAAACCCTGCACCCCCAAATAATTAACTCGCTGGACACCCGGCACCTGCCTGCTTTTTAGGTAAATTTTTCCTTCAAGACGATTGGTGAGCGGTTCCACCAAAAATTGTGGATAAAAACTTTCCCCGGCGTGTCGCAGTCGTCCACGCACAGCGGCGGATTTTGCCTCCTGTAGCGGGTCGGGCCGTAAAAGCGCTCGGGGGACCCCGTGAGCTTCGCAAAGCTCAGCTCAAGCCCCTCTCGCATCTTTTACAGCTCGACACGTACGTAGGCGGTACCAGCGAGCGTGGAGCCAGGGTTTTATCCGAGTGGGTGCGGTGGGCATAAGAATTCGGAAAACGCCGCTACGTTTTCCGAATTCTTGGGCAGGAGGAAAAACCCAGGCTCCGCGCGGAAAACGGCAGGAGGAAAAACTTCTCCCCCGCGCTCGTCCCGGATTTTGCTTC
Proteins encoded:
- the nrdH gene encoding glutaredoxin-like protein NrdH, with the translated sequence MSITVYSKPRCVQCDATKRALKKQGISYAEIDMSQDLEALEHVKSLGFVQAPVVVADGDSWSGFRPDKIKGLAVAARAVATA